A window of Sedimentibacter sp. MB31-C6 genomic DNA:
AAATCAGAGTTAAGAAAAGTAAATTGGCCTACAAAGAAAGAATTGACAAACTATACAGTAGTAGTTCTTGTGACAACTTTGGCTATGACTTTAGTAATTTGGGGACTAGATCTTGTATTTGAAAATTTAGTTGCATTAATTGTTTAAAAAGGAGC
This region includes:
- the secE gene encoding preprotein translocase subunit SecE, coding for MSNRENEKPKFTTRVKSYFRGVKSELRKVNWPTKKELTNYTVVVLVTTLAMTLVIWGLDLVFENLVALIV